A region from the Rhinoderma darwinii isolate aRhiDar2 chromosome 2, aRhiDar2.hap1, whole genome shotgun sequence genome encodes:
- the LOC142741827 gene encoding uncharacterized protein LOC142741827, translating into MGAAIFKSTESESQRPLIFQKDRERGSSSKTEALRAVIEVDPREAQNADNTLREQFIEGAETKSLKSQLKMLSAQHPESTFLDFKELSIRILGVELNQESTKFAVCPADSYGDAKLMCPVSPGNTLLAAQGAQVQIPDAVADLKDQVAILTKSLEKVCHKLEQLEMRPQPECESPQHRSRPTDSASKGYFRRSGRLPTDRFDTHGRPICRHCHKSGHVERECWRSKEHPSGGRTLGPEDPNWLTRYVGPHPLVTIHINGVPLTALPCLRNTGAATY; encoded by the exons atgggcgccgccatcttTAAAAGTACAGAATCTGAGTCACAGCGGCCGCTTATATTCCAAAAAGACAGAGAAAGAGGTTCCAGCTCCaaaaca GAGGCACTGAGGGCCGTTATAGAAGTGGACCCACGTGAAGCACAGAATGCAGATAACACACTGCGGGAGCAGTTTATTGAAGGAGCTGAAACAAAGTCTCTGAAAAGTCAACTAAAGATGCTGTCTGCTCAACATCCTGAAAGTACGTTCCTGGATTTTAAAGAATTGTCCATCAGAATCCTGGGGGTAGAACTCAACCAAGAATCAACCAAATTTGCTGTGTGTCCTGCTGACAGTTATGGAGATGCTAAACTCATGTGTCCTGTGTCTCCAGGTAATACTCTCCTTGCTGCCCAGGGTGCACAAGTACAGATTCCAGATGCAGtggctgatttaaaggaccaagtCGCAATCCTGACTAAGAGCTTGGAGAAGGTGTGTCATAAGCTTGAACAGTTAGAGATGCGTCCTCAGCCAGAGTGTGAGTCCCCACAGCATAGGAGTCGTCCTACTGACAGTGCGAGCAAGGGATACTTCAGGAGATCTGGAAGATTGCCTACAGACAGGTTTGATACTCATGGAAGGCCCATCTGCAGACACTGCCACAAAAGTGGTCATGTGGAGAGAGAGTGCTGGCGGTCAAAAGAACATCCCTCGGGTGGAAGAACACTAGGTCCAGAAGATCCAAATTGGCTGACCAGGTATGTCGGGCCCCATCCATTAGTCACCATCCACATTAATGGGGTACCCCTTACAGCTCTGccatgtttgagaaatactggagCAGCGACCTATTGA